From the Marinomonas sp. THO17 genome, one window contains:
- the uvrB gene encoding excinuclease ABC subunit UvrB: protein MSQEFQVVSSYAPAGDQPKAIEKLAQGVEAGLAHQTLLGVTGSGKTYTVANVISKVKRPTIIMAHNKTLAAQLYGEFKEFFPNNAVEYFVSYYDYYQPEAYVAASDTFIEKDASVNEHIEQMRLSATKALLEREDVIIVATVSAIYGLGDPQSYLKMMLHLDRGDRIDQRAVLRRLAELQYSRNDLVFERGNFRVRGDVIDVFPADSEDTAVRIELFDDEVENLSFIDPLTNKTLRKVPRVTIYPKTHYVTPRETIEGAIERIKVELDQRLEQLKSLNKLVEMQRLEQRTRYDLEMMQELGYCSGIENYSRYLSGREEGAPPPTLFDYLPANALLVVDESHVTISQIGAMYKGDRSRKENLVEYGFRLPSALDNRPMRFEEWEQIKPQTIFVSATPGKYEEEHQDWVVEQIVRPTGLVDPELEVRPVATQVDDLLSEINKRTLIGERVLVTTLTKRMAEDLTDYLNDHDVRVRYLHSDIDTVERVEIIRDLRLGEFDVLVGINLLREGLDIPEVSLVAVLDADKEGFLRSERSLIQTIGRAARNVNGKAILYADKITGSMERAISETERRRAKQQAHNKEHGITPQGINKSVEDIMEGAYNPGSGKRGNKTKKVAETAKEYQVESMDDVAQVRKTIIQLQKDMMQASEELKFELAAGYRDQIRVLQKKLKEVGEA from the coding sequence GTGTCACAAGAGTTTCAAGTTGTCTCATCTTACGCCCCTGCGGGTGATCAGCCGAAAGCCATCGAAAAACTGGCGCAAGGGGTAGAAGCCGGTTTGGCGCACCAAACCTTGCTTGGGGTAACTGGGTCAGGTAAGACCTATACCGTGGCCAATGTGATTTCCAAGGTGAAACGTCCCACTATTATCATGGCGCACAACAAAACTCTGGCCGCTCAGTTGTATGGAGAATTTAAAGAGTTTTTTCCTAATAATGCGGTTGAGTACTTTGTTTCCTACTACGACTACTATCAACCCGAAGCCTATGTTGCCGCATCCGATACCTTCATTGAAAAAGACGCCTCGGTGAACGAGCACATAGAGCAAATGCGTTTATCGGCCACCAAAGCCTTGTTGGAACGGGAAGACGTTATTATTGTCGCTACCGTGTCGGCGATTTATGGCTTGGGCGATCCACAATCCTATTTAAAAATGATGTTGCATTTGGATCGCGGTGATCGCATTGATCAGCGTGCGGTGCTGCGTCGTTTGGCGGAGTTGCAATACAGTCGTAATGATCTGGTGTTTGAGCGGGGTAATTTTCGTGTGCGTGGGGATGTGATCGATGTGTTTCCTGCCGACTCGGAAGACACGGCGGTTCGTATTGAATTGTTTGACGACGAAGTAGAAAATTTATCCTTTATCGACCCTTTAACCAACAAAACTTTGCGTAAAGTACCACGCGTTACCATTTACCCTAAAACCCACTATGTGACGCCGCGGGAAACCATTGAAGGCGCCATTGAGCGCATTAAGGTGGAATTGGATCAACGCCTTGAACAACTCAAATCTTTGAACAAACTCGTGGAGATGCAGCGCTTAGAACAGCGTACTCGTTACGATTTGGAAATGATGCAAGAGCTGGGTTACTGCTCCGGTATTGAAAACTACTCACGTTACTTATCAGGTCGGGAAGAGGGGGCACCGCCGCCAACGCTATTTGACTACTTACCCGCCAATGCACTATTGGTGGTAGATGAATCCCACGTCACCATCTCCCAAATTGGTGCCATGTACAAAGGTGACCGTTCCCGTAAAGAAAACCTAGTGGAATACGGTTTCCGTTTACCTTCGGCGCTGGATAATCGTCCTATGCGATTTGAAGAATGGGAGCAGATTAAACCGCAAACCATATTTGTTTCCGCGACACCGGGTAAATACGAAGAGGAGCATCAAGACTGGGTGGTGGAACAAATCGTACGACCAACGGGTCTGGTAGACCCGGAATTGGAAGTGCGACCTGTGGCCACTCAGGTGGATGACTTGTTGTCCGAAATCAACAAGCGTACTCTGATTGGGGAACGAGTCTTGGTCACTACATTGACCAAACGCATGGCGGAAGACTTAACCGATTATCTCAACGATCATGACGTGCGTGTGCGCTACCTACATTCCGACATTGATACCGTAGAGCGAGTGGAAATCATTCGTGACCTGCGTTTAGGGGAATTTGACGTGCTAGTGGGCATTAACTTGTTACGAGAAGGCTTGGACATTCCAGAAGTCAGCTTAGTGGCTGTGTTAGACGCAGACAAAGAAGGCTTCTTGCGTTCTGAGCGATCCTTAATTCAGACCATAGGCCGTGCGGCACGTAACGTGAATGGTAAAGCCATTCTTTATGCGGATAAGATTACTGGCTCCATGGAACGGGCCATCAGTGAGACTGAACGCCGCCGAGCAAAGCAGCAAGCCCATAACAAAGAACATGGCATCACCCCACAAGGCATTAACAAGTCGGTGGAAGACATCATGGAAGGGGCCTACAACCCAGGGTCGGGTAAGCGTGGTAACAAGACCAAGAAAGTGGCGGAAACCGCCAAAGAGTACCAAGTGGAAAGCATGGACGACGTGGCCCAAGTGCGCAAGACCATCATTCAATTGCAAAAAGACATGATGCAAGCCTCGGAAGAACTCAAGTTCGAATTGGCGGCTGGCTATCGCGATCAAATCCGCGTATTACAGAAAAAGCTCAAAGAGGTTGGAGAAGCCTAA
- a CDS encoding GNAT family N-acetyltransferase produces the protein MDIKFRKATVEDADVISSLVIELTNEICELTKQQHFDISLNETITRCHELISDNRYTVILGFLKEQPVAVATFTETFALYAGGKIGLIQEFYVSPNQRSLGVGVMLLDEVKKHGKASSWACIELCTPPLPEFERTLDFYQSNGLKPVGGRKMRLSFE, from the coding sequence ATGGATATTAAATTTAGAAAAGCCACTGTTGAAGATGCAGATGTGATTAGTTCTTTGGTAATTGAGCTGACCAATGAAATATGTGAATTAACAAAACAACAGCATTTTGATATTAGTCTTAACGAAACGATTACTCGTTGTCATGAACTTATTTCTGATAACCGTTATACGGTTATTTTAGGCTTTCTTAAAGAACAACCAGTTGCAGTTGCAACATTCACTGAAACTTTCGCTTTGTATGCGGGAGGGAAAATCGGTCTAATCCAAGAGTTTTATGTTTCTCCAAACCAACGCTCCCTAGGCGTTGGTGTAATGTTATTAGATGAAGTGAAAAAGCATGGTAAAGCTAGTAGTTGGGCTTGTATTGAGTTATGCACGCCTCCATTACCTGAGTTTGAAAGAACACTGGATTTTTATCAGAGTAATGGCTTAAAGCCTGTTGGAGGAAGGAAAATGAGATTGTCGTTTGAATAA
- a CDS encoding DUF4274 domain-containing protein, with the protein MPIMNLTEIEAKRLRHFLFESEDCDFVEYAKSIKSTAELHYFLWNYNCDDGIGAIRSVIENRFCDFGTALMAFWYLGGTDWLDEKYVNSINPDGHFDQELQLAKDIASALTIGKYSSSIYRYEPELNKLAKYKLNKAGIDECLFEPNDGEDWDRHAV; encoded by the coding sequence ATGCCAATTATGAATCTGACCGAAATTGAAGCGAAGAGATTGAGGCACTTTCTTTTCGAAAGCGAAGACTGTGATTTTGTGGAGTACGCAAAATCCATCAAATCAACTGCTGAACTTCACTATTTTTTATGGAACTACAATTGCGACGATGGCATTGGGGCTATCAGATCGGTTATAGAAAATAGGTTTTGTGATTTCGGTACAGCGTTAATGGCATTTTGGTATCTAGGTGGTACGGATTGGCTAGATGAAAAATACGTTAACTCTATAAATCCTGATGGACACTTCGATCAGGAACTTCAACTGGCTAAAGATATAGCCAGTGCTCTTACCATCGGAAAGTATTCTTCCAGTATTTATAGGTATGAACCAGAGCTTAATAAGCTTGCCAAATATAAACTGAATAAGGCCGGAATCGACGAATGCTTGTTCGAGCCTAACGATGGCGAAGATTGGGATAGGCATGCGGTGTAA
- a CDS encoding Fic family protein, protein MWIWQQENWPNFTWDNQLIAPILREVRLNQGILLGKIASQSHDKKQNLLDTLLANIVNSSAIEGEKLNAFSVRSSLAKKLGLTEENAFPTTDQTDGLAEVMIDAIENLDSTLNLKRILSWHKKLFPKGYTLLNPILGGQLRGSEPMQVVSGRIDRPTVHFEAPPRERLDEALEHFIHWFNESKKDASLDPLLRAAITHIWFITLHPLDDGNGRITRLLTDLALAQAESQSVRFYAMSVSILAKRKSYYDILEQTQKGDLDITTWLEWFLNTLNETFHNVLNEIDQTIFKTNYWRKIDQTKLTSEQVKVLNRMLDGDFEEGINTTQYHRVAKVSKPTATRHLAALVEQGCLVKSASGGRSTRYLLAR, encoded by the coding sequence ATGTGGATATGGCAGCAAGAAAATTGGCCTAACTTTACGTGGGATAACCAGCTTATAGCACCCATTTTAAGAGAAGTTCGTCTTAACCAAGGAATCCTATTAGGTAAAATAGCCAGCCAATCTCATGATAAAAAGCAAAATCTGCTGGATACCCTTTTGGCTAACATCGTCAACTCAAGTGCCATTGAAGGTGAAAAACTTAACGCCTTTTCAGTACGTTCGTCACTGGCCAAAAAACTAGGATTGACCGAAGAAAACGCGTTTCCCACGACAGATCAAACCGATGGACTGGCAGAAGTAATGATCGATGCCATCGAAAACCTTGATTCAACACTGAATTTAAAAAGAATACTCAGTTGGCATAAAAAACTCTTTCCAAAAGGATATACCCTGCTCAACCCTATCCTTGGTGGGCAATTAAGAGGAAGTGAGCCAATGCAAGTGGTTTCTGGCCGTATCGATCGCCCAACTGTTCACTTTGAAGCGCCACCGAGAGAAAGATTGGATGAAGCATTAGAGCACTTCATTCACTGGTTTAATGAGTCAAAAAAAGACGCTTCGCTGGATCCATTACTAAGGGCCGCCATCACTCATATTTGGTTTATCACCTTGCATCCATTAGACGATGGCAACGGCCGTATCACCCGATTATTAACAGACTTGGCCTTAGCCCAAGCAGAAAGCCAATCGGTTCGATTTTACGCTATGTCAGTAAGCATATTGGCAAAGCGTAAAAGCTACTATGACATCCTTGAACAAACACAAAAAGGCGACCTAGACATCACTACATGGCTAGAGTGGTTTCTAAACACCCTAAACGAAACCTTTCATAACGTCTTAAATGAGATAGATCAGACCATTTTCAAAACAAACTACTGGAGAAAAATCGATCAGACAAAACTAACGTCAGAGCAAGTAAAAGTCTTGAACCGCATGCTGGATGGGGATTTTGAAGAAGGCATTAATACCACCCAATATCACAGAGTAGCCAAAGTCAGTAAACCAACCGCAACACGTCACCTTGCGGCTTTAGTTGAACAAGGTTGTTTAGTGAAATCAGCGTCCGGTGGACGCAGTACTCGGTATTTACTGGCTCGGTAG
- a CDS encoding methyl-accepting chemotaxis protein codes for MNHNRIRKNDFFIYCALLVQVPVLAISGMVGEKLLSFSLSSAVFVLVATQLIYSFFKGQLVFSILSAVLMMCVSSLLIQSQFGLIEMHFHIFATMAIFLIYQKWQPIVAALLTTAVYHIGFMFLQMNGVMLGDMPITVFLGHHNMWLMLVHCVFAGAEAGVLIYMAYLMSKESAANYKIADAIEAISATSDLTVRVSAPASSAEHALNALLDRLSGLFIEYQRIAEVLVSTSKAIHDTADEVNISTQKSKQRSQDSAESTENVARSMQQVAQSSRTSADTVSALENETVQDSEKALTIMKDTELLEQDISQVSNHLQALTEDVNAITQLLESIRSISEQTNLLALNAAIEAARAGESGRGFAVVADEVRTLAQRSSDSTDQIEVVLERLNYSAGQTVSSMEAGKARTSVNVEHALNMSDGLMLRSKNAREVSSSAKDIADEIIAQEQVILSINAKIRENFHAIESLSHSMNDLAEKSDEIARVTHDYQTKAQAFKV; via the coding sequence ATGAATCATAATCGAATACGTAAAAACGACTTCTTTATTTATTGTGCCTTGCTCGTGCAAGTGCCAGTACTTGCCATTAGTGGCATGGTAGGGGAAAAACTGCTCAGCTTCAGTTTGTCGTCGGCTGTGTTTGTGTTGGTGGCGACGCAGCTGATTTACAGTTTTTTCAAAGGACAGCTGGTGTTTTCTATCTTATCGGCTGTGCTCATGATGTGCGTGTCATCCTTGTTGATTCAAAGTCAGTTTGGTTTGATAGAGATGCATTTTCATATCTTCGCGACCATGGCGATTTTTCTGATTTATCAAAAATGGCAACCCATAGTCGCGGCCTTGTTGACCACGGCGGTGTATCACATAGGTTTTATGTTCTTGCAAATGAATGGCGTCATGTTGGGAGATATGCCCATTACGGTATTTTTAGGTCATCACAATATGTGGTTGATGTTAGTACATTGCGTGTTTGCAGGAGCAGAAGCAGGTGTATTGATATATATGGCCTATTTGATGAGCAAAGAAAGTGCTGCGAATTATAAAATTGCCGATGCCATTGAAGCCATTTCAGCTACCAGTGATTTGACTGTTCGCGTGTCCGCTCCTGCTTCCAGTGCCGAACATGCGCTCAATGCTTTGTTGGATCGTTTGTCTGGTTTGTTCATTGAATATCAACGTATTGCGGAAGTATTGGTAAGCACAAGTAAGGCCATTCATGATACTGCTGATGAAGTAAACATCAGTACTCAAAAAAGTAAGCAGCGCTCACAAGACTCAGCAGAATCAACTGAAAATGTGGCGAGAAGTATGCAGCAAGTGGCTCAAAGCAGTCGAACTTCGGCTGACACAGTGAGTGCTTTGGAAAATGAGACAGTACAAGACAGTGAAAAAGCGCTAACCATCATGAAAGATACAGAATTGTTGGAGCAAGATATCAGTCAGGTCTCGAATCACTTGCAAGCTCTAACAGAAGACGTAAATGCCATCACGCAATTGCTGGAGTCGATCCGCAGTATTTCTGAACAAACTAACCTATTGGCGTTAAACGCTGCCATTGAAGCCGCCAGAGCAGGTGAGTCTGGTCGTGGCTTTGCTGTTGTAGCGGATGAAGTGAGAACCTTGGCACAACGTTCAAGCGATTCTACTGATCAAATTGAAGTCGTATTGGAACGACTAAATTACAGTGCGGGTCAGACAGTCTCTTCTATGGAAGCGGGTAAAGCCAGAACCAGTGTGAATGTAGAGCATGCCTTGAACATGTCCGATGGCTTGATGTTGCGCTCGAAAAATGCACGTGAAGTCTCCTCTTCTGCAAAAGACATTGCCGACGAAATCATTGCTCAAGAGCAAGTGATTTTGTCCATCAATGCCAAAATACGTGAAAACTTTCATGCCATCGAATCCTTGTCCCATTCGATGAATGATTTGGCAGAAAAAAGCGATGAAATTGCTCGAGTAACGCACGATTATCAGACAAAGGCGCAAGCATTCAAGGTGTAA
- a CDS encoding DUF4234 domain-containing protein, which yields MMENSVNDPYQTPTADVEVNIGDSKLSSVYKRFSAWGVVGLMIITLGFYGIYWLVNRTNKINAYIENPISVSLMVLTCIFAVLSTVPTFFVVFSIYAPFIIEVAMLENVFSIVYLVLFYAWLFKFRNRIHSYVNAQKGTYAWAGPILTFFLSTLYLQYKINKIIDNE from the coding sequence ATGATGGAAAACAGTGTAAATGACCCTTATCAAACACCGACAGCTGATGTCGAGGTAAATATTGGTGATAGTAAGTTAAGCTCTGTCTACAAGCGTTTTTCGGCTTGGGGCGTAGTTGGTCTCATGATTATTACATTAGGTTTTTATGGGATTTACTGGCTAGTTAACCGTACAAATAAAATTAATGCTTATATTGAAAATCCTATTAGTGTTTCTTTAATGGTATTAACATGTATTTTTGCGGTTCTTTCTACTGTTCCGACTTTTTTTGTGGTTTTTTCTATTTATGCGCCTTTTATTATAGAGGTGGCGATGTTGGAAAATGTATTTTCCATTGTTTACCTAGTTTTATTTTATGCTTGGTTATTTAAGTTTCGTAATCGTATTCATTCTTACGTGAATGCGCAAAAAGGAACCTATGCTTGGGCTGGCCCAATTTTGACTTTCTTTCTTAGCACCCTATACCTACAGTACAAAATCAATAAAATCATTGATAACGAATGA
- a CDS encoding RDD family protein: MDKETIFDTTYLVETPESIDLSAKLAGPFPRILAFVIDLAIRYSILGVLLLLLMFAGDMGWGIFLILLFMFEWFYPVLFEVLRNGQTPGKKKLGIMVVNDDLTPVTWSTSLLRNLLRAADFLPLAYVFGIFSISLTSNFQRLGDLAAGSIVIYKDKETGVVEDLPDVEELPPPVELSVADQVAITEFVRRRHRISESRQIELANLLTDVSGKSGKEAVNQLQSIGLWLLGGKH; the protein is encoded by the coding sequence ATGGATAAAGAAACGATATTCGATACAACTTATCTAGTAGAGACGCCAGAATCGATAGATTTAAGCGCAAAGTTGGCTGGCCCGTTTCCCCGTATTCTTGCTTTTGTTATAGACCTTGCGATTCGATATAGCATTCTTGGGGTCTTGCTGCTTCTTTTAATGTTTGCTGGCGACATGGGCTGGGGAATATTTTTGATTTTACTATTTATGTTTGAATGGTTTTATCCTGTTCTGTTTGAAGTCTTGCGTAATGGCCAGACACCCGGTAAGAAGAAACTTGGCATTATGGTCGTGAATGATGATTTAACTCCAGTCACCTGGAGTACTTCACTGCTTCGAAATCTATTACGTGCTGCAGATTTTTTACCTTTGGCTTATGTTTTCGGAATATTCTCTATATCTCTGACCTCTAACTTTCAGCGCCTGGGGGATTTAGCAGCAGGGTCAATTGTTATTTATAAAGATAAAGAGACGGGCGTTGTAGAAGATTTACCGGATGTTGAGGAGCTTCCACCCCCAGTTGAATTAAGTGTGGCTGATCAGGTTGCTATTACCGAATTTGTGCGGCGTCGCCATCGTATCTCTGAATCACGCCAGATTGAGTTAGCGAATTTATTGACAGATGTTTCCGGAAAAAGTGGAAAAGAAGCTGTGAATCAGTTGCAAAGTATAGGCCTTTGGTTGTTAGGTGGTAAGCATTGA
- a CDS encoding stage II sporulation protein M — MKQNSFELKHREIWTEMEKILVHGDVEVDSEFPENFRKLCHHLAIAKQRRYSPQLIDYLNGLVTKAHHFFYQDNSRNHLQWLNFLFFVFPEAIRRNRHFVYVSALLFILPLIAMGIACFLNAEFIFSIMNYHDVMKMESMYNPANDKIGRERGAETDIMMFGFYIENNIGIAFRTFAGGILFGVGSVFFLIFNGLYIGAVAGHLTQIGYTDTFYSFIIGHGAFELTAIVFAGAAGLKLGYALIRPGQLKLTHALRQAGRDAIVIMFGTALMLLIAAFIEAFWSSTVIIAPAIKYLVGMFLAVTLIVYFVYCGKPNGSR; from the coding sequence TTGAAACAAAATAGCTTTGAGCTGAAACACCGTGAGATCTGGACTGAAATGGAGAAAATTTTGGTCCATGGCGATGTAGAGGTCGATAGTGAATTTCCAGAGAATTTTCGAAAGCTATGTCATCATTTAGCCATTGCTAAGCAAAGGCGATATAGCCCCCAATTGATAGACTATCTGAATGGTCTGGTGACAAAAGCCCACCATTTTTTTTATCAAGATAATTCTCGTAACCACTTACAGTGGCTGAATTTTTTATTTTTCGTATTTCCTGAAGCAATAAGAAGAAATAGACATTTTGTTTATGTATCCGCGTTACTTTTTATACTTCCTTTGATAGCAATGGGCATAGCCTGTTTTCTGAATGCTGAATTTATTTTCAGCATTATGAATTACCATGATGTGATGAAAATGGAGTCTATGTATAACCCCGCGAACGATAAAATTGGGCGAGAGCGAGGGGCTGAAACTGACATAATGATGTTTGGTTTTTATATTGAAAATAATATTGGGATTGCTTTTCGTACCTTCGCTGGTGGTATTTTATTTGGCGTAGGGTCTGTGTTCTTCCTAATATTTAATGGTTTGTATATAGGCGCCGTTGCTGGTCATTTAACTCAAATAGGTTATACCGACACTTTTTACTCTTTTATTATCGGTCACGGTGCTTTTGAGTTGACTGCTATTGTGTTTGCAGGTGCTGCTGGGCTTAAACTCGGTTATGCCTTAATTCGTCCTGGGCAGCTTAAACTCACTCATGCGTTGCGGCAGGCGGGACGAGATGCGATTGTCATCATGTTTGGTACTGCGCTGATGCTTCTTATTGCAGCCTTTATTGAAGCTTTTTGGTCTTCAACTGTCATTATTGCACCAGCAATCAAATATTTGGTGGGTATGTTTTTGGCAGTAACACTGATCGTATATTTTGTTTACTGTGGGAAGCCTAATGGATCTCGATAA
- a CDS encoding DUF4129 domain-containing protein, translating into MDLDKLSIVVRTRSPWEAIDLGVKLTKAWWRPLFLSWLIPAAIIFLLSSLIFHQYAWVGYVIVWWVKPLIDRGPLYIVSRRLFGDQADIRDLLANRTMVYKRDWFLSLTLRRFSLSRSFDMPLTVLEQASDKVRLKRLDVLHPSVYGVATWLTIICLHIEFFIVLGIAGLLIIMIPEQVNIDFISVIIEAGTLIDWVYSLCTFAAMCVVGPFYAVAGFVLYISRRIDLEAWDIEIRFRHLAAEQENKRKLTRDSTSSFLVFICTLGLSLAFFLQAPEVKADEPINIDNQAEMLEMAKAKNDIIDVLLGDDFHQLEQVSGWRLKDLETDYNEDEVPDWFFDFSEFLANNSDFFEKTKDIIQAPSAYIEFILWALAFLLIIYILYRYRQLIKDSETTADENKEPDTVPNVMFGLDVREQSIPENVAAAVHALWIKQEYRDAMSLLYRSTLAGLIHYHQLDFSDSDTEGECLRKVKEKSEDGLDQFFTSLTALWQSLAYGHQLPEESAVRELCEQWDEVLKRE; encoded by the coding sequence ATGGATCTCGATAAACTGAGTATTGTTGTCAGAACACGATCTCCCTGGGAGGCAATAGACCTTGGCGTTAAGCTGACTAAAGCTTGGTGGCGTCCTCTATTTCTTAGCTGGCTTATTCCTGCGGCAATTATTTTTTTACTCTCCTCACTGATATTTCATCAATACGCCTGGGTGGGGTATGTGATTGTCTGGTGGGTAAAACCACTTATCGATAGGGGACCCTTATACATTGTGAGTCGCCGGCTGTTTGGCGACCAGGCAGATATTCGCGATTTGTTGGCGAATCGAACAATGGTTTATAAGCGTGACTGGTTTTTGTCGTTGACTCTTCGTCGCTTCAGTCTATCTAGATCTTTTGATATGCCCCTGACGGTCCTTGAACAGGCATCCGACAAGGTGAGATTAAAACGGCTCGATGTATTACACCCTTCGGTCTATGGTGTTGCTACATGGCTTACTATTATTTGTCTACATATTGAGTTCTTTATCGTTCTTGGTATTGCTGGTTTATTGATTATCATGATTCCTGAGCAGGTGAATATCGATTTTATTAGCGTCATAATTGAGGCTGGAACGCTAATTGATTGGGTCTACAGCCTATGCACATTTGCTGCTATGTGTGTTGTCGGGCCATTTTATGCAGTGGCGGGCTTTGTTCTATACATTAGTCGTCGAATTGATCTGGAAGCATGGGATATTGAAATCAGGTTTCGTCATTTGGCAGCCGAGCAAGAAAACAAGAGAAAACTGACTCGGGACTCAACTTCCTCATTCCTTGTATTTATCTGCACACTTGGTTTGAGCTTAGCCTTTTTCTTACAGGCACCAGAGGTGAAGGCAGACGAGCCTATAAATATTGATAATCAAGCTGAAATGCTTGAGATGGCGAAGGCCAAAAATGACATTATTGATGTATTGTTGGGCGATGATTTTCATCAGCTTGAGCAGGTGAGTGGATGGCGCCTTAAAGATCTAGAAACTGACTACAACGAAGATGAAGTTCCGGACTGGTTTTTTGATTTTTCTGAATTTCTTGCAAATAATTCCGATTTTTTTGAAAAAACAAAAGACATAATACAAGCTCCAAGCGCCTATATTGAATTTATTTTGTGGGCTTTGGCTTTTCTGTTAATCATTTATATTCTTTATCGCTATCGACAACTCATTAAAGATTCCGAAACAACAGCTGATGAAAATAAAGAGCCAGACACTGTACCTAACGTCATGTTTGGATTGGATGTCCGAGAACAAAGTATTCCTGAAAATGTCGCTGCAGCTGTTCATGCACTTTGGATTAAACAAGAATATCGCGATGCCATGAGCTTGTTATACCGCTCAACACTTGCAGGACTCATTCACTATCATCAGCTCGATTTTTCCGACTCAGATACCGAAGGTGAATGCTTACGAAAAGTGAAAGAAAAGAGTGAAGATGGTCTAGACCAGTTTTTTACTTCATTAACCGCTCTTTGGCAGTCTCTAGCCTATGGTCATCAGTTACCTGAAGAAAGTGCGGTGCGAGAACTGTGTGAGCAATGGGATGAGGTGCTAAAGCGTGAGTAA